A genomic stretch from Ureibacillus composti includes:
- a CDS encoding nuclease-related domain-containing protein, whose protein sequence is MIWFLFVIILMGILLAASIYKFENQQFSKLTGYSYLQVLINKKVRSTYNLVRKLEKVQDEHKILWQLKLPNSNKIIDLVFVHPSGVYVLNLQKETGWIFGREQDDEWVQAHHKDRVGKFPNPILESNDALSFVNRVVPNLDSKVVFSLITFSDKCTFHKIEIHSSNVDVIKINDLTKYWNDKNQQILSNNDIQKVNNVLTEFVEITEVPKKSEVKHLPIN, encoded by the coding sequence ATGATTTGGTTTCTTTTCGTTATTATATTAATGGGAATTCTACTTGCTGCTTCTATATATAAATTTGAAAATCAGCAATTTAGTAAATTAACGGGGTACTCATATTTACAAGTGTTGATTAATAAAAAGGTACGTTCAACCTATAATTTAGTTCGGAAATTAGAAAAAGTACAAGATGAACATAAGATATTATGGCAATTAAAACTACCTAATTCTAATAAAATTATTGATCTTGTATTCGTGCATCCGTCGGGAGTTTATGTGCTTAATTTACAAAAGGAAACAGGATGGATTTTCGGTAGGGAGCAAGATGATGAATGGGTTCAAGCACATCATAAAGATCGAGTGGGTAAGTTTCCAAACCCGATTTTAGAAAGTAATGATGCTTTGTCTTTTGTAAATCGTGTAGTTCCAAATCTTGATTCAAAAGTGGTTTTTTCGTTAATAACTTTTTCTGACAAATGTACTTTTCATAAAATTGAAATCCATTCTTCTAATGTGGATGTTATTAAAATCAATGATTTAACAAAATACTGGAATGATAAAAATCAACAGATTTTGTCCAATAATGATATACAGAAAGTAAATAACGTTTTAACGGAATTTGTGGAAATTACCGAGGTTCCAAAAAAGTCTGAAGTAAAACATCTTCCTATAAACTAA